The genomic interval GACGCTGCGGGACGCGCTTCACGACCCGCGCCAGTGGCTGCTCAACGCCTCCTGGCTCTGCATGGGCGGCCTCGCCCTCATGGTCAACGTGCACATCGTGCCGTTCGCGCGCGATGCCGGTATCGGGCTGGCCGGCGCTTCGCTGGCCCTCACCGCGTACGGAATCGGCGCCGCCGGCGGCCGGCTCCTCGGCGGCGTGGTGTCCGACCGCCTCGGCTCCGTCACCACCCAGCGGCTCGCGTTCCTGATCACCGCGCTATCGCTGGTGGCGCTCTACTGGGCGCCGTCGCACCCCGCCCTCCTCGGCGCGATGGCGGCCTTCGGCGCGGGCTTCGCCGCCACCGATACCCTCGTGGTGAAGATCATCCCCGATCTCTTCGGCGTGCGCGCGATCGGCGCCATCATGGGCGTGCTCGCGCTCGGTTGGCGCTCGGGCGCCGCGCTCGGGCCGGCGGCCGCCGGCTTCCTGTACGACGCGACGGGCTCCTATGCGTGGCCCTTCGGCCTCGCGCCCGCGGTGGCGCTGACGAGCTGGGCGTGCTTCGCCCTGGCCCTCCGGTGGCCGGTCAGTACCCGAGGGCGCGGTCGACCAGGTTGAGGAGCCGCTCCTTCGCGAGGAAGCGGCGCAGGTTCTCCGCGAAGAGCTCCACGCACTTGTCGTCGTAGCTGGGGAGAAAGCCCGACACGTGGGGCGAGACGATGACATGGTCGAGCCCGTAAAGGGGATGCCCCCGCGGCGGCGGCTCCTCCGCGAACACATCCACCGCGGCGCCGCCCAAGCGCCCCTCGCGCAGCGCCGCCGCGAGGGCCGCCTCGTCCACGCTGGCGCCGCGGCCCACGTTGATGAAGAACGCCCCCGGCTTCATCGCCGCCAGCTCGCGGGCGCCGATCATCCCCCGCGTGGCCGGCGTGAGGGGGGCACAGTTCACCACCACGTCGGCGCGCGCGAGGAGCGCGTGGAGGTCGCCCGGGCCGTACCAGGCGGCGGGAATCGCTCCCGACGGGTCGCCGGCGCCGGGCAACGCGTAGCCCGGGTCC from Candidatus Methylomirabilota bacterium carries:
- a CDS encoding MFS transporter: MTYGISTPLAAYGVFLPILAESFGWSRGAVSAALSVNLLVGGLAGFVIGGLADRHGPRILLMATVVMAGAAFALVGAVHALWQLYLFVGLLGGIGMSSFYLLGAATVTHWFVTQRGLALALVLVGFNLGYVTGGPLAAWLIGAYGWRAAYAMLGSGCGLLTLGAALTIRLPRGGEVGPRPATIAIGHPAAMEATLRDALHDPRQWLLNASWLCMGGLALMVNVHIVPFARDAGIGLAGASLALTAYGIGAAGGRLLGGVVSDRLGSVTTQRLAFLITALSLVALYWAPSHPALLGAMAAFGAGFAATDTLVVKIIPDLFGVRAIGAIMGVLALGWRSGAALGPAAAGFLYDATGSYAWPFGLAPAVALTSWACFALALRWPVSTRGRGRPG